From Camelus bactrianus isolate YW-2024 breed Bactrian camel chromosome 16, ASM4877302v1, whole genome shotgun sequence, the proteins below share one genomic window:
- the LOC123619927 gene encoding protein shisa-6, with amino-acid sequence MNNILTSATEPYDLSFSRSFQNLAHLPPSYESAVKAHPSKYSSLKRLTDKEADEYYMRRRHLPDLAARGTLPLNVIQMAQQKPLPRERPRRPLRAMSQDRVLSPRRGLPDEFGMPYDRILSDEQLLSTERLHSQDPLLSPERTAFPEQTLSRAISHTDVFVSTPVLDRYRMTKMHSHPSASNNSYATLGKSQTAAKRQAFASRRHNTVEQLHYIPGHHTCYTASKTEVTV; translated from the exons ATGAACAACATCCTGACATCGGCCACTGAGCCCTATGACCTCTCCTTCTCCCGCTCCTTCCAGAACTTGGCCCACCTGCCCCCGTCCTACGAGTCTGCGGTGAAGGCCCACCCCAGCAAGTACTCATCTCTGAAGAGACTAA CCGACAAGGAGGCTGATGAGTATTACATGAGGAGGCGGCACCTGCCTGACCTGGCTGCccgtggcaccctccccctcaacGTCATCCAGATGGCCCAACAGAAGCCCTTGCCACGAGAGCGACCCCGCCGGCCCCTCCGGGCCATGTCACAGGACAGGGTCCTGTCCCCGCGTCGGGGCCTGCCAGATGAGTTCGGCATGCCCTACGACCGCATCCTGTCAGATGAGCAGCTGCTCTCCACAGAACGCCTGCATTCCCAGGACCCACTGCTGTCCCCGGAGCGGACGGCCTTCCCTGAGCAGACCCTGTCGCGGGCCATCTCGCACACGGATGTCTTTGTGTCTACACCCGTGCTGGACCGCTACCGCATGACCAAGATGCACTCCCATCCCAGTGCCTCCAATAACTCCTACGCCACCCTGGGCAAGAGCCAGACGGCGGCCAAGCGCCAGGCCTTTGCCTCGCGCAGACACAACACCGTGGAACAGCTGCACTACATCCCTGGCCACCACACCTGCTACACAGCCAGCAAGACAGAAGTGACCGTGTGA